The Pseudomonadota bacterium genome includes a window with the following:
- a CDS encoding outer membrane lipoprotein-sorting protein, whose amino-acid sequence MATAVAALVLGLVAPRDAAADEVGDILKKVDAVLVKVKDQTYQATLEVVRNGKITKKLEFQVKLKGLFQKMVKFTAPGDVRDMAVLTTNDGLMYVYMPSYKRVRRIAAHVRNQGFMGTDVTPEEMAITTMSVGWKAKILKQDKSAWVLELKPDAGNDSIYSKLVVTVSKKQEGVEKIDSYDGAGKLVRSQIRTEWKDFGAVSIPSVMTFQDHRTGSQTVMRFLDCKVNQGIPDSAFTTRALTRGE is encoded by the coding sequence ATGGCAACCGCAGTCGCGGCGCTGGTGCTCGGGCTTGTCGCCCCACGGGACGCGGCCGCCGACGAGGTCGGGGACATCCTCAAGAAGGTCGACGCCGTGCTGGTCAAGGTGAAGGACCAGACCTACCAGGCCACGCTCGAGGTGGTGCGCAACGGCAAGATCACGAAGAAGCTCGAGTTCCAGGTGAAGCTGAAGGGGTTGTTCCAGAAGATGGTCAAGTTCACGGCGCCCGGAGACGTGCGCGACATGGCCGTGCTCACGACCAACGACGGGCTCATGTACGTTTACATGCCGAGCTACAAGCGCGTGCGCCGCATCGCAGCCCACGTGCGCAACCAGGGGTTCATGGGCACGGACGTCACGCCCGAGGAGATGGCCATCACGACGATGTCGGTCGGATGGAAGGCGAAGATCCTGAAGCAGGACAAGAGCGCTTGGGTGCTCGAGCTGAAGCCGGACGCGGGGAACGACTCGATCTATTCCAAGCTCGTGGTCACGGTGTCCAAGAAGCAGGAGGGTGTCGAAAAGATCGATTCGTACGACGGCGCTGGCAAGCTCGTGCGGAGCCAGATCCGCACCGAGTGGAAGGACTTCGGCGCCGTGAGCATCCCGTCGGTGATGACGTTCCAGGATCACAGGACCGGTTCCCAAACCGTGATGCGCTTCCTGGACTGCAAGGTGAACCAGGGCATCCCGGACAGCGCCTTCACGACGCGCGCCTTGACGCGAGGCGAGTGA
- a CDS encoding phosphate/phosphite/phosphonate ABC transporter substrate-binding protein — protein MNRRIAVAVLALAALFGVVQPALAAVDELLLCLPGFPGTSAQAQPYIDKMLRHLEQKLGKPAGSVSGVYLSDGVEADRAIKAKRPSVALVGPSILATNHKALGMKVIAKLEVAGRSEEVYSIVAKKGGVPTIAGLAGKRLSGVVVNDEKFVVNVLLDKRVKMGSLTLVPQKRPLKSLRDVARGEADAAVVDQSVVDSMGELPEAADLVVIHTARAGPAPAVVVMGSGVADAEALGKALVGMCDRPDGAELCKTLTLTSIRAATDRDYKGLFDRYDR, from the coding sequence TTGAACCGTAGAATCGCAGTCGCTGTCCTCGCGCTTGCGGCGCTCTTCGGGGTCGTGCAACCCGCGCTCGCGGCCGTGGACGAGCTGCTGCTCTGCCTGCCCGGCTTCCCGGGGACGTCCGCGCAGGCGCAGCCGTACATCGACAAGATGCTCCGCCACCTCGAGCAGAAGCTCGGGAAGCCCGCGGGCAGCGTCTCGGGCGTGTACCTCTCGGACGGCGTTGAGGCGGATCGCGCGATCAAGGCGAAGCGGCCCTCGGTGGCGCTCGTCGGCCCGTCGATCCTCGCGACGAACCACAAGGCGCTCGGCATGAAGGTGATAGCGAAGCTCGAGGTCGCCGGCCGATCCGAGGAGGTCTATTCGATCGTCGCGAAGAAGGGCGGCGTGCCCACGATCGCGGGGCTCGCCGGCAAGCGGCTCTCGGGCGTCGTTGTCAACGACGAGAAGTTCGTCGTGAACGTGCTCCTCGACAAGAGGGTCAAGATGGGAAGCCTCACGCTCGTCCCGCAGAAGCGGCCGCTCAAGTCGCTCAGGGACGTGGCTCGCGGCGAGGCCGACGCGGCGGTCGTCGACCAGAGCGTGGTCGACTCGATGGGCGAGCTCCCGGAGGCCGCGGATCTCGTCGTCATCCACACCGCCAGGGCGGGGCCGGCCCCGGCCGTCGTCGTCATGGGCTCGGGCGTTGCCGACGCGGAGGCGCTGGGCAAGGCGCTCGTCGGCATGTGCGACAGGCCGGACGGCGCCGAGCTGTGCAAGACGCTCACGCTCACCTCCATCCGGGCGGCGACGGACAGGGACTACAAGGGGCTCTTCGACCGCTACGACAGGTAG